In Spirosoma pollinicola, the genomic window TGATTAATGAGACCTTCCAGGGTCTTTAGAATTTTATTCAGGCTGGCCGGATTGTTGGTCACTTTAGCGATCATGATGCCCCCTTCAATTAAGGCAATCATGGCTAATGCCGTCGATTCGGGCTCCACCTTGGCCTTAAATTCTCCCGAGGCCATGCCCGTGTTAATGATCTCGACGATAGTTTGTTTCCAGGCCAGAACCGCTTTCTCGGCTTTTTCTTTCAACTGGTTGTTGGTATCATCGGCTTCGGTTGCGGTGTTCAGAATGGGACAGCCCCCAACGGGAAACCCTTTCTGATTGAAACTATGATACACCTGCGCATATACCAACAGTTTCTGCTGGCAGGAGAGGGCCTGGCTCATTTGTTGCTGAGTCGCCCGCTGAATCAACGAGAGGTTATAATCAAAGGCAGCCAGGGCTACTTCTTCTTTGTTGGCGAAGTTTCCATAAATACTCCCTTTGGTCAGCCCCGTAACGTCGGTCAAATCCGCAATCGACGTGCCGGCATACCCTTTCGTATTGAATACCCCGGCTGTTGTCTCAATGATGAACTGGCGGGTCCGGTCGGCTTTTGAGATCTCGTTATTCATGGTGCAAATATACCGTTTGGTATTTTTTATCCTATCTTTGTCGCACTATTTTTTTA contains:
- a CDS encoding TetR/AcrR family transcriptional regulator — protein: MNNEISKADRTRQFIIETTAGVFNTKGYAGTSIADLTDVTGLTKGSIYGNFANKEEVALAAFDYNLSLIQRATQQQMSQALSCQQKLLVYAQVYHSFNQKGFPVGGCPILNTATEADDTNNQLKEKAEKAVLAWKQTIVEIINTGMASGEFKAKVEPESTALAMIALIEGGIMIAKVTNNPASLNKILKTLEGLINQLVD